One Natronolimnobius sp. AArcel1 DNA window includes the following coding sequences:
- a CDS encoding asparagine synthase-related protein: MQTTLCGPDWTRVDEVAVRGRAFADGRLLQGEALATYLLDAVETAPAADPLEAVAEAAAELEGFYAAVVSTDESTTLIADGARSIPLYYDVDSRVVSDRGRVVRDTTNADRNPVTESEFLLTRYVTGPETIWCGVRAVQPGEVVRLEDGTVRRQTYREYWPDGSLENGDDRTERANGTDHATRLEAALEIALDRLERVAGDRPIVLSLSGGYDSRLLAASLVERGREVIGFTFGRSGHPDVEMSREVASRLGIRWEFVPYDEALWAEWYHGEVGQQYRTQAFGGDALPFLAEWPALRLLLEDERLPTDALYCPGHTVATPSERLPVFAGESRGDDSATGAVGCGSGDEGSEAVTPSLEGLLEYILEIHYSLWGWDDDAFRAAARERIRRGLLGERDSAMIDGPASAAAAYERWEWRGRMSTFTNGDLRTYENADVDWWLPLWDPAYVRAWQQVPLEHRREKRAHANLAVDRYRTVADVPTDRASITDRTLSPVDRHLALVRHTPAQQFTERGGEWDPPYLAPREAWSEPGQHPLAWDGAVDNALLERLPTERGFYALRTLAETGRLDLSDGESTTPDSQLSLPTDDPSDSSTEPS, translated from the coding sequence ATGCAGACGACGCTGTGCGGACCCGACTGGACGCGCGTCGATGAGGTCGCGGTTCGCGGCCGGGCGTTCGCCGACGGACGATTGCTCCAAGGTGAAGCGCTGGCAACGTACCTTCTGGACGCCGTCGAAACCGCACCCGCCGCGGACCCACTCGAGGCCGTCGCGGAGGCCGCCGCCGAACTCGAGGGCTTTTACGCTGCCGTGGTCTCGACTGACGAAAGCACGACGCTCATCGCCGACGGCGCACGCTCGATCCCGCTGTACTACGACGTGGACAGCCGCGTCGTCTCCGACCGCGGCCGCGTCGTCCGCGACACGACTAACGCCGACCGAAACCCCGTCACCGAGAGCGAGTTCTTGCTCACGCGGTACGTGACCGGACCGGAGACGATCTGGTGCGGCGTTCGTGCCGTCCAACCCGGCGAAGTCGTGCGACTCGAGGACGGAACCGTGCGGCGACAGACATACCGCGAGTACTGGCCGGACGGCTCGCTCGAGAATGGCGACGATAGGACCGAACGAGCGAACGGAACCGATCACGCCACACGACTCGAGGCGGCACTCGAGATTGCCCTCGACCGACTGGAGCGTGTCGCCGGAGATCGGCCGATTGTCCTGTCGCTATCAGGTGGGTACGACTCGCGCCTGCTCGCTGCGTCGCTCGTCGAGCGCGGCCGCGAGGTGATCGGGTTCACGTTCGGCCGTTCGGGCCACCCCGACGTGGAGATGAGCCGCGAGGTGGCCTCGAGACTTGGCATTCGCTGGGAGTTCGTCCCCTACGACGAGGCGCTGTGGGCGGAATGGTATCACGGCGAGGTAGGCCAGCAGTACCGCACGCAGGCATTCGGCGGCGACGCGCTCCCGTTTCTCGCTGAATGGCCCGCACTTCGGCTGTTGCTCGAGGATGAGCGACTTCCAACGGACGCGCTGTACTGTCCCGGCCACACCGTCGCGACGCCGAGCGAGCGGCTGCCGGTCTTTGCGGGCGAGTCACGAGGCGACGACTCCGCTACTGGGGCTGTCGGGTGCGGTTCTGGTGACGAGGGCAGCGAGGCCGTCACCCCCTCGCTCGAGGGACTCCTCGAGTACATCCTCGAGATCCATTACAGCCTGTGGGGGTGGGACGACGATGCGTTTCGCGCCGCCGCGCGCGAGCGAATCCGACGCGGACTACTCGGCGAGCGCGACTCGGCGATGATCGACGGCCCCGCGAGCGCCGCCGCAGCCTACGAGCGCTGGGAGTGGCGCGGGCGAATGTCGACGTTCACCAACGGCGATCTGCGGACCTACGAGAACGCCGACGTCGACTGGTGGCTCCCGCTGTGGGATCCGGCTTACGTCCGCGCGTGGCAGCAGGTGCCACTCGAGCACCGACGCGAAAAGCGCGCCCATGCGAATCTTGCCGTGGACCGGTATCGTACAGTCGCCGACGTACCGACCGACCGGGCTTCAATCACGGATCGAACGCTCTCACCGGTTGACCGACACCTCGCGCTGGTTCGCCACACGCCGGCGCAACAGTTCACCGAACGTGGGGGCGAGTGGGACCCACCGTATCTCGCGCCGCGGGAGGCGTGGAGCGAGCCAGGCCAGCACCCGCTGGCGTGGGACGGCGCGGTTGACAACGCCTTACTCGAGCGACTGCCGACGGAGCGGGGGTTCTACGCGCTTCGGACGCTGGCCGAAACGGGACGATTGGATCTCTCCGACGGTGAAAGCACCACCCCGGACTCTCAGTTGTCGCTGCCGACAGACGACCCGAGCGACTCGAGTACCGAGCCGTCGTGA